In the Sediminibacter sp. Hel_I_10 genome, one interval contains:
- a CDS encoding TIGR00730 family Rossman fold protein: protein MRKEQNHKGWNEIKTNDSWAIFKIMGEFVNGYEKLSKIGPCVSIFGSARTKPDHKYYKLAEEVATKIVAHGYGVITGGGPGIMEAGNKGAHIAGGTSVGLNIDLPFEQHDNPYIDNDKSLDFDYFFVRKVMFVKYSQGFVVMPGGFGTLDELFEAITLIQTNKIEKFPIILVGTDFWGGLMEWIKTTLLEANNNVSAKDLDLIHVVDSADEVIDILDQFYKEYGLSPNF, encoded by the coding sequence ATGAGAAAAGAACAGAACCACAAAGGATGGAATGAGATCAAAACCAATGACAGTTGGGCCATATTCAAGATTATGGGAGAATTTGTTAATGGCTATGAAAAATTAAGCAAAATAGGACCATGTGTTTCTATTTTTGGTTCAGCAAGAACAAAACCTGATCATAAGTATTATAAATTAGCAGAAGAAGTGGCTACCAAAATTGTTGCCCATGGCTATGGTGTTATTACTGGTGGAGGTCCAGGTATCATGGAAGCCGGTAACAAAGGAGCACACATTGCAGGAGGTACTTCGGTTGGACTTAATATAGATCTACCTTTTGAACAGCACGATAATCCTTACATAGATAATGATAAGAGTTTGGATTTTGATTACTTTTTTGTAAGAAAGGTGATGTTTGTAAAGTACTCTCAAGGTTTTGTAGTCATGCCTGGAGGTTTTGGCACATTAGATGAGCTCTTTGAGGCCATCACACTGATTCAAACCAATAAAATCGAAAAATTTCCAATCATCTTAGTCGGTACAGACTTTTGGGGCGGTCTTATGGAATGGATTAAAACAACGCTCCTAGAGGCCAACAATAACGTGAGCGCTAAAGATCTAGATTTGATCCACGTTGTAGACAGTGCCGATGAAGTTATTGATATCCTCGACCAATTTTATAAAGAGTACGGTTTAAGTCCAAACTTTTAA
- a CDS encoding lmo0937 family membrane protein, with the protein MKGILWLVAVICIIVWLLGFLGVVPGLGTSSLIHILLVIAVIVILYNIISGRRPL; encoded by the coding sequence ATGAAGGGTATTCTTTGGCTTGTAGCAGTCATCTGTATTATAGTATGGCTACTAGGATTTTTAGGCGTTGTTCCAGGACTTGGAACTAGCAGTTTAATCCACATTTTATTGGTCATCGCGGTGATCGTTATTTTATATAATATCATTTCTGGACGACGACCATTATAA
- the uvrA gene encoding excinuclease ABC subunit UvrA — protein MSKFEDAIEVKGARVHNLKNIDVTIPREQLVVITGLSGSGKSSLAFDTIYAEGQRRYIETFSAYARQFLGGLERPDVDKIDGLSPVIAIEQKTTSKSPRSTVGTITEIYDFLRLLYARASDAYSYNTGEKMVSYSDEQIKELIKESYQGKRINILSPVIRSRKGHYRELFEQIAKQGFVKVRTDGEVKDIVKGMKLDRYKTHDIEIVIDRLKIDDTADNDKRLSETINTAMYHGDDVLMVLDQDSNEARYFSRNLMCPSSGISYPNPEPNNFSFNSPKGACPTCNGIGTLYKVNETKIVPDDSLSIKAGALAPHGPQKNSWIFKQFETIAQRFDFKLSDPYKDLPKEAKQMIMYGGNDKFTVESKTLGVTREYKIDFEGVANFIESQYENADTTSLKRWAKEYMDKVECPDCEGSRLRKESLYFKVNGLNIAELAQKDIVDLADWFQNLSQHLSKTQLQIAEEIIKEIKNRLQFLLDVGLDYLSLNRGSKSLSGGEAQRIRLATQIGSQLVGVLYILDEPSIGLHQRDNEKLINSLVALRDIGNSVIVVEHDKDMIERADYVIDIGPKAGKYGGEIISIGTPKELLTHDTLTADYLNGKKEIPVPKERRKGNGKKITLKGCTGNNLKNVSIDLPLGKMIGITGVSGSGKSTLINETLYPIMNAYYFNGVKIPMPYKSIKGLEHADKVIDINQSPIGRTPRSNPATYTGTFSEIRSLFAKIPEAMIRGYKPGRFSFNVKGGRCETCQGGGLRVIEMNFLPDVYVECETCQGKRFNRETLEIRYKGKSISDVLDMTISEGVEFFEHIPKIHKKLKTIKDVGLGYITLGQQSTTLSGGEAQRIKLATELSKRDTGNTFYILDEPTTGLHFEDIRVLMLVLNKLVDKGNTVLIIEHNLDVIKMCDYIIDIGYEGGQGGGKVVAKGTPEEIIKDKKSYTAKFLKKELK, from the coding sequence ATGAGCAAATTTGAGGATGCCATTGAGGTAAAAGGAGCGAGAGTTCATAACTTAAAAAACATTGATGTTACCATACCCAGAGAGCAATTGGTGGTCATTACAGGACTTTCTGGTAGTGGGAAATCTTCTTTGGCTTTTGACACCATTTATGCAGAAGGCCAGCGGCGTTATATAGAAACCTTCTCGGCCTATGCACGTCAGTTTTTAGGTGGTCTAGAGCGTCCAGACGTTGACAAGATTGACGGCCTTTCTCCTGTAATTGCCATTGAGCAAAAAACAACGAGTAAATCACCGCGCTCCACAGTGGGCACCATCACTGAGATTTATGATTTTTTACGTCTGCTTTATGCGCGTGCCAGTGATGCATACAGCTATAATACTGGCGAAAAAATGGTAAGCTATAGCGATGAGCAAATCAAAGAGTTGATTAAAGAAAGTTATCAAGGCAAACGCATTAACATCTTGTCTCCGGTAATTCGCTCTAGAAAGGGACATTATCGTGAACTTTTTGAACAAATTGCAAAACAAGGCTTTGTAAAAGTAAGAACCGACGGCGAAGTTAAAGACATTGTCAAGGGCATGAAGTTAGACCGTTATAAAACTCACGATATTGAGATTGTCATTGACCGACTCAAAATTGATGACACTGCTGATAACGATAAGCGACTCTCTGAAACCATTAACACCGCCATGTATCATGGTGATGATGTGCTTATGGTGCTGGATCAAGACAGTAATGAAGCACGTTATTTTAGTCGAAATTTGATGTGCCCAAGTTCTGGCATCTCCTACCCCAATCCTGAGCCAAATAACTTTTCGTTCAACTCGCCAAAGGGCGCTTGCCCTACCTGTAATGGTATTGGCACCTTATATAAAGTGAACGAGACTAAGATTGTTCCAGATGACAGTCTTTCTATTAAAGCAGGTGCTTTGGCACCTCATGGTCCACAAAAAAACAGTTGGATCTTTAAACAATTTGAAACCATTGCCCAACGGTTTGATTTTAAACTGAGTGACCCCTATAAAGACCTTCCGAAGGAAGCGAAACAAATGATCATGTATGGTGGCAATGATAAATTTACTGTAGAAAGCAAAACACTTGGGGTAACCCGAGAGTATAAAATAGATTTTGAAGGCGTTGCCAATTTTATAGAAAGCCAATATGAAAATGCAGACACGACCTCGTTGAAAAGATGGGCAAAAGAATATATGGACAAGGTAGAATGTCCAGATTGTGAAGGCTCAAGGCTAAGAAAAGAATCCCTTTACTTTAAAGTAAATGGACTTAATATTGCCGAATTAGCTCAAAAAGACATCGTCGATTTAGCAGACTGGTTTCAAAACTTAAGCCAACACTTAAGCAAGACCCAACTTCAAATTGCCGAAGAAATCATTAAGGAAATCAAAAACCGCTTACAGTTTTTACTTGATGTCGGATTGGATTACCTCTCGCTCAACCGCGGTTCTAAATCACTTTCTGGTGGTGAGGCGCAGCGTATTCGTTTGGCAACCCAAATTGGATCTCAATTGGTTGGAGTACTCTATATTTTAGATGAGCCAAGCATTGGTTTACACCAAAGAGATAATGAAAAGCTTATCAATTCTTTAGTTGCACTGCGTGATATTGGCAACTCGGTAATTGTTGTTGAGCATGATAAGGACATGATTGAACGTGCCGATTATGTTATTGATATTGGGCCCAAAGCAGGTAAGTATGGTGGAGAAATCATCAGCATAGGGACACCAAAGGAGTTATTGACCCATGACACCCTAACTGCAGATTATCTTAATGGAAAGAAAGAAATCCCAGTGCCTAAAGAACGACGAAAAGGAAATGGAAAAAAAATAACACTTAAAGGATGCACCGGTAACAATCTTAAAAACGTATCCATAGATCTACCTTTAGGCAAAATGATAGGTATTACAGGGGTCTCAGGAAGTGGAAAATCGACCCTAATTAACGAGACGCTCTATCCTATAATGAACGCCTATTATTTTAATGGGGTTAAAATCCCAATGCCCTATAAAAGCATAAAAGGGCTAGAGCATGCCGATAAGGTTATTGATATCAATCAAAGTCCAATAGGGCGCACACCCAGAAGTAACCCGGCAACTTATACGGGAACCTTTAGCGAAATACGAAGTCTGTTTGCTAAAATCCCAGAGGCCATGATTCGTGGCTATAAGCCCGGTCGTTTTAGTTTTAACGTAAAAGGCGGACGTTGTGAGACCTGCCAAGGTGGTGGACTACGCGTTATTGAGATGAATTTTCTCCCAGATGTTTACGTGGAATGTGAAACCTGCCAAGGCAAACGCTTTAATAGAGAGACCCTAGAAATTAGATACAAAGGAAAATCCATTAGTGATGTGCTAGATATGACCATTTCCGAAGGTGTCGAGTTTTTTGAGCATATCCCAAAAATCCATAAAAAACTTAAAACCATTAAAGATGTTGGCTTAGGCTACATCACGCTCGGTCAACAAAGCACCACCCTTTCTGGTGGTGAGGCGCAACGTATTAAACTGGCAACAGAATTAAGCAAACGCGATACGGGAAACACCTTTTACATTTTAGATGAACCTACAACGGGGCTCCACTTTGAAGATATTAGAGTCCTAATGTTAGTGCTTAACAAATTGGTTGATAAAGGCAATACCGTTTTAATTATAGAGCACAATCTTGATGTTATTAAAATGTGTGACTATATTATTGATATAGGATATGAAGGTGGTCAAGGCGGCGGAAAAGTAGTAGCCAAAGGAACTCCTGAAGAGATTATTAAAGACAAAAAAAGCTACACGGCAAAATTCTTAAAAAAGGAGCTCAAATAA
- a CDS encoding Y-family DNA polymerase yields the protein MIALVDCNSFYASCEQVFRPDLKNKPVVVLSNNDGCIIAANAEAKALAHIPMFQPVFKIKQILEANNVVCVSSNYTLYSDMSRRVMDTLKLFSPKVEEYSIDESFVDLSHYADEDLEQIAKDIKNTVYQHTGIPVGVGIAKTKSLSKLANRYAKKSVANKGTYVVTSEEKRIELLKYIAIKDTWGIGKQHAKRLQNAGKHTAYDFAEMPVAWVRKQMTVIGERLWRELNNDICLQLTTAPDPKKGIGTAKSFGYKLTDYSLIQEACSYYVSEVADLLRQQKSAATKIEIYLTTNYHSDSDKQYKNTIVLTLDQPTNSTILLTKTALKGLKAIFKTGYRYKKVGVNLMGLVPEHHIQTSLFQDSSDVADDILTQLMDEMNGKFGKNKIKLATVGNREKEWALIKEHRSPRYTTQWNELLTIGSKTKS from the coding sequence ATGATAGCGCTGGTAGATTGCAACAGTTTTTATGCCTCTTGCGAACAAGTGTTTCGTCCCGATCTAAAAAACAAACCTGTTGTGGTACTGAGCAATAATGATGGATGCATCATTGCCGCCAATGCAGAGGCCAAAGCATTGGCACACATTCCCATGTTTCAGCCCGTATTTAAAATTAAACAGATTCTTGAGGCCAATAATGTGGTGTGTGTTTCGTCTAACTACACACTGTATAGTGACATGTCTCGTCGGGTGATGGACACGCTTAAATTATTTTCACCCAAGGTTGAAGAATATAGCATTGACGAAAGTTTTGTAGACTTATCGCATTATGCTGATGAAGACTTAGAACAAATTGCAAAAGACATCAAGAACACCGTCTATCAACATACAGGAATCCCTGTAGGCGTTGGTATTGCCAAAACAAAATCGCTCTCAAAATTAGCCAATAGATATGCTAAAAAAAGCGTCGCAAACAAGGGGACTTACGTGGTTACTTCGGAAGAAAAACGCATCGAACTCCTTAAATACATTGCCATAAAAGATACATGGGGCATTGGCAAGCAACATGCCAAGCGCTTACAAAATGCAGGAAAACATACGGCTTATGATTTTGCTGAAATGCCAGTTGCGTGGGTACGCAAGCAAATGACTGTTATTGGCGAACGTTTATGGCGCGAACTCAATAACGATATTTGCCTTCAATTGACCACCGCTCCAGATCCTAAAAAAGGCATCGGCACGGCAAAATCCTTTGGTTATAAGCTTACCGATTATTCTCTTATTCAAGAAGCATGTAGTTATTACGTTTCCGAAGTTGCAGACCTCTTACGGCAACAAAAAAGTGCTGCTACCAAAATTGAAATTTATTTAACCACAAACTACCACAGTGACTCTGATAAGCAGTATAAAAACACCATTGTATTGACGTTAGATCAGCCAACCAATAGCACCATCCTCTTAACAAAGACGGCGCTTAAAGGCCTGAAAGCTATTTTCAAAACGGGCTATCGCTACAAAAAAGTAGGCGTGAATTTAATGGGATTGGTGCCAGAGCATCATATCCAAACCAGCTTGTTTCAAGACAGCTCAGATGTTGCAGATGACATCTTAACCCAACTCATGGATGAGATGAACGGTAAATTCGGTAAAAACAAAATTAAATTGGCCACAGTTGGTAATCGCGAGAAAGAATGGGCGCTCATTAAAGAGCATCGCAGCCCAAGATACACCACACAATGGAATGAACTGCTTACTATTGGCAGCAAAACCAAGTCCTAA
- a CDS encoding S24 family peptidase gives MNKYTVSPVERSSRNYRVQRPTQTGFSSPATHYSEPAIDLNEVLIKNKNATFYVRLADDSFMDFGICRNDVLIVDKSIPASKHYLALIITDGEFKVERLKAQTTYEVWGIITHIIKSVLS, from the coding sequence ATGAATAAATACACCGTAAGCCCCGTTGAGCGTTCTTCTAGAAATTATCGCGTACAGCGACCTACTCAAACAGGATTCTCCAGTCCTGCCACACATTATTCTGAACCCGCCATCGATTTAAACGAGGTTTTGATAAAAAACAAAAATGCTACGTTTTATGTAAGACTGGCCGACGATAGCTTTATGGACTTTGGCATTTGTAGAAATGATGTGCTCATCGTTGATAAATCCATTCCCGCATCTAAACACTACTTGGCCTTGATTATTACCGACGGTGAGTTTAAGGTAGAACGACTTAAAGCACAAACCACATACGAAGTTTGGGGCATTATTACCCACATTATAAAATCAGTATTGTCATGA